TCACGCCTGTTTCCGCTGGCCGGAGGCGCAGATGTGATGACAACCAATCCCGAAGCGGTAAAACTGCTGAACGCTGACCCTTACTGGGTCCGCGCGGAAAGCGCCGCCTTCCTCTGGCAGATTACGCTGATGCGCGGCAAGACACTGAGCCAGGCGCGCCGCGTGACGCTTCCGGCGCTGGTCCTTCAGGCAGGCCAGGACCGCTCTGTGGTTGCCAGTGCTTCAGAAAAGGCGTTCCGCAGGCTTGGCAGCGCCGATAAAACCTGGAAGACGTACCCGACCTACGCGCATGACAGCGAATTTGAGCCTGATCGCAGTGCGCTGGATGATGATATTGCCAATTGGATCAAGGCCCGAAATGGGCAGCCGCAATCAGTATAGAATCACATACCCATGCTAGAAATAATTCTTCAGTTAGCCAGGGTCTTCCAAGATCATGGTAAGCAAGTCTATATGGTTGGCGGGACGGTGCGCGATCTGTTGTTACAGCGCGCGGCCAGTCCCGACGCCGATCTCACTACCGATGCCACCCCTGACGAGATCAAGCGGCTGGTGACTCCGCTGCGCCCCAAGGCCGTCGTGCTGGTGGGCGAGCGGTTTGGCACCGTGCGCCTGTACTTTCGACGTGAAGAGCATCTTCCGGGCGCTTCTGGCGAGGAGCAAGCTGACGCATCGGCCAGCGACGCGCCAGCCGAAGACATCATCGAGATTACGACCTTCCGCACAGAACGCTATAACGCTGACTCGCGCAAGCCGGAAGTGGCTTTTGGGACGGTGCTGGAAGAAGACCTGCTGCGCCGCGATTTTACGATCAACGCCATCGCGCGCGATCCGCTGACAGGCGCGATTATCGATCCCTTTGGGGGCCGGGCCGATCTGGAGGCGCGGCTGCTGCGGGCGGTGGGCAATGAACCCGAAAAGCGTTTTGATGAAGACCCGCTGCGCCTGCTGCGCGCGGTGCGTTTTGCGGCGCAGCTTGATTTTGCGCTTGAGGAGAGAACTGCCAGGGCCATTGTGAATCAGGCTCAGACGCTGGAGAAGATTAGCCGCGAGCGTATCCGCGACGAGATGAATAAAATCTTGCTTTCGCCGCAACCTGTCCTGGGGCTGCGCCTGATGGTTGATCTGGGCCTGATGCCGTGGGTGATTCCTGAAGTGTTGGACCTGCGTGGGGTGAGTCAGCGCCCGGCGCATTCCAAAGATGTCTATATCCATACCCTGCAAGTGGTGCAAAATACGCCAGCGCGCCTGGTCACACGCTGGGCAGGTTTGCTGCATGATATTGCCAAGCCGCGCACGCGTACCATCGAAGATGGCAAGGTGCATTTCTTTGGGCATGAGGATGTGGGCGCGCACATGGCCCGCGATATTCTGCGCCGCTTGAAGTTTGATCGGGAACATATTGAAGCCGTCAGCCTGTTGGTGCGTATGCACATGCGCTCGAACGCCTATACCAGCGATTGGACAGACGGAGCGGTGCGGCGGCTGATGCTGGAGGTGGGTGATCGCCTGCCTGACCTGCTTGATCTCTCGCAGGCCGATATTACCAGCTACCGCCCGGAGAAAGTCAGCCGCGCCGTGGCGCGCGTGCAGGAACTGCGCGGGCGGGCGGCGTATCTGAAGGAGGAAGCCGAGCGCGTCCCCTTGAAAAGCCCGCTCGATGGGCGCGAACTCATGGAACTGTTTGGGCGCGGGCCTGGCCCCTGGCTGAAGCCCATCAAAGAGCATCTGCTGGGGCTGGTCATTGATGGAAAGATGGCGCCCGATGATAAAGTGGGCGCCGCTG
This is a stretch of genomic DNA from Ktedonobacterales bacterium. It encodes these proteins:
- a CDS encoding HD domain-containing protein — its product is MLEIILQLARVFQDHGKQVYMVGGTVRDLLLQRAASPDADLTTDATPDEIKRLVTPLRPKAVVLVGERFGTVRLYFRREEHLPGASGEEQADASASDAPAEDIIEITTFRTERYNADSRKPEVAFGTVLEEDLLRRDFTINAIARDPLTGAIIDPFGGRADLEARLLRAVGNEPEKRFDEDPLRLLRAVRFAAQLDFALEERTARAIVNQAQTLEKISRERIRDEMNKILLSPQPVLGLRLMVDLGLMPWVIPEVLDLRGVSQRPAHSKDVYIHTLQVVQNTPARLVTRWAGLLHDIAKPRTRTIEDGKVHFFGHEDVGAHMARDILRRLKFDREHIEAVSLLVRMHMRSNAYTSDWTDGAVRRLMLEVGDRLPDLLDLSQADITSYRPEKVSRAVARVQELRGRAAYLKEEAERVPLKSPLDGRELMELFGRGPGPWLKPIKEHLLGLVIDGKMAPDDKVGAAEEARRFVAAHDEL